The segment AGaaggttaaaataaaaaaattaaaagagatgAACAGCGAGGCAGAAAAAAGACGTTCGTTTGGAGAACCATTACCACCAGactttgaaagaaaatatgcAGGGTAAgcgattattatattaatctcATATGTTATATTTGGTGAAaaactattttctttctttattgatatttataattttagtatCGTTGTTGAATTGGAAAAAATGAATACCGCTTTGCAAGATTTTCTTAATGACGTTCAAGAACTTTGTCAAGAAATGGCTCCGGAACCTAGTGTTGCAGCTATGTTAGCTCCTTCACATCTGCGTGAAAAATGTAGACAGGAAGCTGCAGATATGATTGCAAGACATAATAGTGTTAATGACAGGGAACCCGGAAAAATGTCTCAATTAGTAACAGATTTAACAGCCCTTATGCTTCAAGTAAAGGTAATTTGAAACATTATCCTTAGTGCGAATACATACTGTTTTATTGTTATACAATCTTCTTTACGTTTTAGAGTTTATCTGATTCAGATCGTAATGCATATGAATTAAAAGTGCTACAAGGCACAATGGAGCAGATACGTGCAAAATTAAGTCCACAAAATCAACAAGTTTTTCAAAATTGTGTTGAAATTCACATGCAGCATATACAATTAGGCTTGGGACAAAGAGGTGCTTTAACGCCATTTATGGCCCAAAGAGCTTAGCAAATATGAAAGTATTTCCATTAATGCTTacaaaaaaatgtacaatacTATCAGAACAGATATcaactataatattacgatattttatatgaaaaagtccaattttattttattatcttttttgtaTAGGGCATATCATTAAAGAGCACCTATCTTATTAGTATACAAACATTCTAGAAATGAGTTTAGGATAATGCGCTGTGCTGTTAATTgcattaaacatttaaaaatgttcACGTTTAAAAGATTTAGATGTCAACTTTGCGATTTTTACAATACAACTttgcaataattaattaaatatctatgaattattaaataaaaaataaactaatatGGCTATTGTAAATAAAGCGTGCATTTTGCAGTGGCAGCTTTcattaactttatatagaaatttataacattacatCATCACAGTAggaatgaaacaaattttttattttgtaaaaaagagtttaatattttctgcttatagataattccaaaaattaatatataattaatacattagtattttgaaaaattattttcaataactgTACATTAGGTATATGCACAATTATTGCATAAccaattgtaaatatattataaatgatataaaatatgaatcttttacatttgttttattatactagctaccaattttttatttatatcgaatgttttactttgaaaaattgtaaaatgtttaatataatatgcaataatttatttataatatgtgAGTCTACTTAATGGTCCTACTTTTAAAATAGTTACCAATATATTGAATTAAGAACATCGATTATTAAAGCTTATCTGATTCCAAATATTATGTTGTCATAAATACAGTTATATGAATGTTGTACttatttttcaagcatattatatttttaataaagtaaatgtaaatttgatGCAATTACGTATGCAATATCAATATAAACAATTCAAATATGGACATCCCTtaaactttttttattatctgtaAATAAATTCTTGTTCCAAAATATCGCAAtccttttatatttctttttatcttcaacaaaaaaaattatttcgttagaTGATGAAACAGTCATTGCATTGAGTTATAAACGTGGAaactataaaatgttttatattcaaGAATGAGCTAAGAAATGTAAGTTACGAACTTACCACTTTTAGATTCTATTTACATGAATTTttcatatgtaaataattttacattaggAAACCTATATTAAGCATGTAGATATTATTCCATAGATACTATtctgtatacatacataacaaaaaattactttaaataagttatggtatttatatttataatatataataatgcaaagaaaaaatgaatttgaatatgtatacatttagCTAATTATTCGTACTTGTTTTTGTTCTAAGTACTTGCAATAAAAGTAGTAAATAACGTATATGAACTTCAAATATTCTAagtcttatatttatttgcttcatatacatattatattacttatattacgtattttactGATACCATAACGTACCTTtcgtacaataaaaaatatgtataatttatactaGTTCTATTTTACATTACAAACTATATCAAGTCAGGTAAAAGTATTACAATGAATAGGTGTAGCGTGAAGGTATATTTTGgttttcaaaaattcatcAATTATAGTATTTAACATGATTTTactgtatttctttttcagtaatatgtcattatttataattgctatttttttttcttattttttatgtttattgaGTGTTTCCAATAATACATCGGCGTCTTCATCTGTCTTTACTCTTAGTAATACTGGTACTGGAGGTGGTGTAGATTCAGGCATTGGTAAACAAACTaacattattgtatttttgttCATACGttttgttggaatactttcagtTAATAAAGTATTGAGCAATAAATTTCCCAAAGATGTTTGTGCACGTACTAATAATTGTGTTTTTTCATTTGGAGTTGGTTTTAAGAATAGTGTTCCTATACCTCGATCAGTAAAATTACCatcttttttaacaaaaacttTACAtctgtaaaaaatgtaataatacataGCATCACATTCAAGTTTTAATCTTAAATTAATACACGCCCTGCTTTCTTTATGGTTGCTAGAAAATGTTGAATGTACCTTTGTTCATATATGGCACCTTCTTCTGTTACTGGTTTAAAATCTGCTTTTGGTGGTTCTTCGTTTTCATCGTCTTTTCCTTCATCCTCAGGTTCTTGTGGCTGTACTACTTGAGCTCCAAATGTAAATGGTTTGGTACTGCAAagttacaatattattaaaatatttttattatactgaaaatttttaataaagtacCTTCCAAAACTAAATCCAGTTGATGTATTACTCGTAGCAGAACTTTGACCAAAACAAAAGGTAGTTGTATTTGTTGTAGCAAAAGAACTAGTGATAGTGGTATTAGTAACAATAGTAGTAGTAGGTTTTGAATCTGATTTTGTTTCTTGCTCTTCTGATTTATCAGATGCAGTAGGTGGCTTACTCAAAAATGGATTTTTTTCAGAACTTGTACTTCCAAATATGCTTTTGCTACCAGATTTTTGATCAATACTATCAAAAACAGATTTAGGCGAGTCTGAATTCTGATCTGTACTAAAAATAGGTTTACCAGTATTTACAGTATGTTCTGATTTACTAAATATAGATTTAGAAACTGGATTAATATTGccaaaaattgatttttcagGTTTCCATTCAGCAGATTTTAATGGTGACTTTGCATGTGTTCTTCCAAATGGAGAACtctcaatatttttttctgtatttgcaatttctttattatcacTACACTGCGCTTGTGTTGATTTTTCAATCTCACTTCCATGTTTAGCTTCAATTTCCTTAAGATACCTTTCATAATCCTTAAAAATTGGAGTTAAGATACAAAATGGATTTGCATCAACATGAGTTTTAATCCATTGTGCCACACTTTCATTTAATCCTTTTAATTTAGCAAAATAGTCAgtggattttttaaatatattttgttcttcCTGATCAGAAGTAGTATTTTTACTAGTGAAGATAGTTGACGAAGTttgtatttctgtattttcccTCTTATTAGTTCCATTTTCATTACTTTTTGGAGTTTCATTGTTTGAAGACTTGCTTACATTCGTAACCGTCTTAGAAGCCATATCATTAGCActaatattagtattattattagctAAAAAGCTAAAGGGTGAAGCACTAGTTGaagtttttgttttaaaacCTGTAAACGTACCAAATACACTTCTGGTACCATCCTGAAAAATATtgtgaaagaaatatatacacacatatatacacatattgtAAGgtaaaaaataaggaaatgtCAGAATTATTTACTTCTGAATTTTGTAAACGTCTTTTAGCTTTTTTAACAACACGTTTTTCCAATATATCATCAGAAGCTTTCTTAAATGTTCCTGCTTCTTCGGGTTTTTCTTCATCATCCCAATTGTCATGATTCAGGTCCGTAGACGCAGCCCTCTTACCAGCCATTTctataaacatattttacaaatatactcAGCGCTGCCTTGCTTATAGCCTTTTTTCTTATGTAAAAtcatataacaaaattaaccTTTCTAACTAAtgatgtaaaaattaatatacatttaatagatattaagattatttattttacaaattgacaaaaaagttctgtatattatatgttcATACAACAAACAATTCTATAGAAGTTGGAAGTACAAAAAATTGAACGATTCATTActaatgttatattatattaaataatcataataagattaattttaaggaaaatgacacgtttatttttaaatatatgaaagaaaacTTGCAATATAACCTCAAAAACTGCTAAAATAGAAGATATCAACTTTGTAATAtaactgaaaaataaactaaattatatcataatatttaccaaaataaatgtatatctaTGAAAAGTATAATTGAAATCAATTTACTATACTTGTATTGCAGTACACACTTAACATATATAAGAAGTCGAACAAAGTTTAACACTAAACTAAACACAATTTTCAAGTTTGCGCATGCGCATTTTTTCAATCTCGATCATactacacatatatacatatatccaaGGAACAAACTAAATCTTAAAAGGTTAAATGacagaattataatatttcagttCCATTTTACGTAACGTGTATGTGATATAAACTTATTTCAAATTCTAAGAACAGCAGTAAGGTAACGAATCGTTTTTAAGGTAATTTTGAAtacaatatgtattataaatttaaagattatttttataatttaaacataatcatttttataaatataccgCTTAAAGTTATTACTTTTTAACATTTACAAAaacagatataaaaatatagtgaAGTGAATTGAAGCATATAAAAAACTAgacaatttacatatattttgataGCTCATATTGATGTTTATTaggcatatgtatatatagctTCAAATTGCACTTATAAGTTAGAAAAGAGTGTGAAATTATGACACAACTGAAAATGTAGCAGAATTGCTAATATACAACATGCtatctattatttttactCATTTTTGTTCcttaatttatctttttataaggTGTGAAAGTTGTTAAAGAAATTGCTCGATTTGAGATAACTTGATATAAAACCATGATATTTATGTAGATGGAATAAcgcataatttttaataacataattaaatttttataatgtaaGGTATGgagatattatattttatacgtattaaatTAGGCTATACATATAAGATAGGTATGTGATGTGTGATCACGTGATATATTATCACGTGCAACTGATCGATTTAAACTTCATATTTtcctgtatatgtatatttttcttttttatttaatttatatataatgaagTTTTGAATAGCTCCGATATATTTACATGAGATAGAAGTTAATGAGtagcaattaattttcaatgtcGCGGCATATTgtgatttataaaagaaatgaaaactgCGTAACGTACTTTTTtcgcatatacatacatacatacgtgtatGTAGTAGTCTTTTTCATTacgatatcaaatattaaataactatttattctaattattttgaatattcaaaGTGTTCTTTTTATGATTCTAAGTATATAAGATACATTATAATTACTTAATATgtcattataaatataagaatgAGTATATAGAATGGTAATAATTTATCGCATTTTATGTAAgactttcattattttaagtgtgtatatatatgaacTAATGAAGCAAATTCTTTGATATAAATACTGATTCAAATTTATATGCTTAATAGGAGCAGCCGTGCTGAGACAcgtatttaaatatgaaaattccgAAACATATCTTCGGGTATCATAGAATGAGCTTGTCTCCTATCACGAACAGCATTTCGTTTCCTAATCGTAAATATGTGGCGCCACTATCGTCGGCATTACCAACGTTCACTATCATAAAAGATCTACTTCAAGGAGATGTTTTCTTTGAACATCCTGTGtttctgaaaaatttttaagCATAGTTCATAGTGATTACACAAGATATGCGAACAATGCttgtagaaaaattgtaatataaagcGGTAGGCTGTTTCACGTGGCACATCTATCGGTTATAAGCTTGGCGCGAAAACTTTTTTTCAAGAAGCGCGTCAGACCCTGGGCATACAGCGcaggaagaggaacgaagaaagggagaaagagaaagagagaagaatcgAGGGTACGGGCCAGGGGTGTCAGGGGATCTCTAGCAACTTGGCACGTCCGTGTACGGAGGCAAGAGTGCTGGTGGCAGCACAGACGCTCGTTGATGAGCGAACAATTCACTTTGGTGCGCGGTTTAGCGACGTTGTTTCGTCTGATCGGTGTCGTGAAATAAGGGTGTGCATATGTACCTATGTAACGAACCGATAAAATATGTCTATGACATTTTTATCTGTCTAGTTTTCTTAAGTTAAAACGGTCAAGTGTTGTTGCGGTGGCACGAAGAGTTTGGTGGCTGGTGCGCGCCGTGCGTGCGGTTGATCGGAGCGTATACCGCTGTTCTCGTCAATTTGGTGGGAGAGTGAGAGTGAGAGGGAGGAGGGTTTCCCGTCCTCCTCTTCTCTCGCTAAAATCGGCCGAATTTTTGAACAGGGAGGAAATACGAATAATCtcaatagaaaaatatggaGATATCGAAGAGTTTGCAAGAAGAAATACTCACTGTGCAAACTAAACTGAAAAATGCCATACGCGATCATCAGGTGAGTACCGCGGCTATGCATGTATGTCGATAACGATTTAAAGATTGAGAGTACGAAGCCGAACGAACGAGCGACCAAGTTAACGAATGATTCTTGCCCGACCGGCTACTTCGTACttctttttaatacatttatacTCTATCGACCAAAAAGTCGAGATAGCATGTTCAGTAAGTAATCGACTCGAAAAGTGAAATAGTTTTTACACAGTTTTAACGTATTTTTCGAATGCAGTTTGTTGTTTACCGAGGAATCATCGCAAAGTAAACGAAAACTAGTATATCGCTTGTTTaagtttttaacaaattatttttgtgaCTCAGTTTCCTCGGCATTCCCACGCACTATGCGTGCACAAACGCATGTACGCATCGAGCACGCGCGCGCGTGCATAAATGCACACCTCCTATACTACATGTATTTACGGAACTTGTTATTTCAATGtaaattctatgaaatttaatgaaacaaaCAATCACGTTGATCAAAGATGTCCGATTTATACAAGACACGAACAGAAACTGAGTCACTCTAATGTCGTATACAGTATACACCTCCTTTCgatctatttt is part of the Bombus fervidus isolate BK054 chromosome 7, iyBomFerv1, whole genome shotgun sequence genome and harbors:
- the Nup50 gene encoding nuclear pore complex protein Nup50 isoform X1, whose protein sequence is MFIEMAGKRAASTDLNHDNWDDEEKPEEAGTFKKASDDILEKRVVKKAKRRLQNSEDGTRSVFGTFTGFKTKTSTSASPFSFLANNNTNISANDMASKTVTNVSKSSNNETPKSNENGTNKRENTEIQTSSTIFTSKNTTSDQEEQNIFKKSTDYFAKLKGLNESVAQWIKTHVDANPFCILTPIFKDYERYLKEIEAKHGSEIEKSTQAQCSDNKEIANTEKNIESSPFGRTHAKSPLKSAEWKPEKSIFGNINPVSKSIFSKSEHTVNTGKPIFSTDQNSDSPKSVFDSIDQKSGSKSIFGSTSSEKNPFLSKPPTASDKSEEQETKSDSKPTTTIVTNTTITSSFATTNTTTFCFGQSSATSNTSTGFSFGSTKPFTFGAQVVQPQEPEDEGKDDENEEPPKADFKPVTEEGAIYEQRCKVFVKKDGNFTDRGIGTLFLKPTPNEKTQLLVRAQTSLGNLLLNTLLTESIPTKRMNKNTIMLVCLPMPESTPPPVPVLLRVKTDEDADVLLETLNKHKK
- the Nup50 gene encoding nuclear pore complex protein Nup50 isoform X2 — encoded protein: MAGKRAASTDLNHDNWDDEEKPEEAGTFKKASDDILEKRVVKKAKRRLQNSEDGTRSVFGTFTGFKTKTSTSASPFSFLANNNTNISANDMASKTVTNVSKSSNNETPKSNENGTNKRENTEIQTSSTIFTSKNTTSDQEEQNIFKKSTDYFAKLKGLNESVAQWIKTHVDANPFCILTPIFKDYERYLKEIEAKHGSEIEKSTQAQCSDNKEIANTEKNIESSPFGRTHAKSPLKSAEWKPEKSIFGNINPVSKSIFSKSEHTVNTGKPIFSTDQNSDSPKSVFDSIDQKSGSKSIFGSTSSEKNPFLSKPPTASDKSEEQETKSDSKPTTTIVTNTTITSSFATTNTTTFCFGQSSATSNTSTGFSFGSTKPFTFGAQVVQPQEPEDEGKDDENEEPPKADFKPVTEEGAIYEQRCKVFVKKDGNFTDRGIGTLFLKPTPNEKTQLLVRAQTSLGNLLLNTLLTESIPTKRMNKNTIMLVCLPMPESTPPPVPVLLRVKTDEDADVLLETLNKHKK